A window from Flavobacterium gyeonganense encodes these proteins:
- the trmD gene encoding tRNA (guanosine(37)-N1)-methyltransferase TrmD has translation MRIDIITILPELLKSPFEASIMKRAIDKGLVEVHFHNLRDYTTNKQKSVDDYPFGGGAGMVMTVQPIDDCITHLKSQREYDEIIYMSPDGETLNQKMANTMSMYENIIILCGHYKGVDQRVRDHFITKEISIGDYVLSGGELGALVLSDALIRLIPGVLSDETSALTDSFQDNLLSGPIYTRPADYKGWKVPEVLTSGHAAKIDKWREDMAYEHTKNRRPDLLE, from the coding sequence ATGCGAATTGATATTATTACGATTTTGCCGGAATTATTAAAAAGCCCTTTTGAGGCTTCGATTATGAAACGTGCCATTGATAAAGGTCTGGTCGAAGTTCATTTTCATAATTTACGCGATTATACTACCAATAAACAAAAAAGTGTTGATGATTATCCTTTTGGAGGAGGAGCAGGAATGGTAATGACCGTTCAGCCTATTGATGACTGCATTACACACTTGAAAAGCCAGCGCGAATACGACGAAATCATTTATATGTCTCCGGATGGAGAAACACTGAATCAGAAAATGGCTAATACCATGTCGATGTATGAGAATATTATTATTTTATGCGGACATTATAAAGGTGTAGACCAGCGTGTTCGCGATCATTTTATTACCAAAGAGATTTCAATTGGTGATTATGTTTTATCTGGGGGTGAATTAGGTGCTTTAGTGTTATCAGATGCATTAATCAGATTGATACCTGGGGTTTTAAGTGACGAAACTTCGGCATTGACTGATAGTTTTCAGGATAATCTGCTTTCTGGTCCTATATACACAAGGCCTGCAGATTATAAAGGCTGGAAAGTGCCGGAAGTTTTAACCAGCGGTCATGCTGCCAAAATTGATAAATGGCGCGAAGACATGGCATATGAACATACAAAAAACAGACGTCCGGATTTGCTGGAATAA